In a single window of the Desulfovibrio sp. Huiquan2017 genome:
- the gcvPB gene encoding aminomethyl-transferring glycine dehydrogenase subunit GcvPB: protein MKTIFQKSVAGREGCWPCEGIAEEAYIPKELLRDGEVGLPSASELDVVRHFTRLSQRNYGVDGNFYPLGSCTMKYNPKFTEVVAAMPGFTRLHPVLPQLRGAGGLCQGALEVMYETEALLSEITGMAAFTLHPMAGAHGELTGTMLMAAYHKDRGNKKTKVIVPDSAHGTNPASAAIAGFDVVSVESKDGIVDPAALAEVLDDEVAGMMMTCPNTLGLFEKNLPEIVRMLRKVDALLYYDGANLNAIMGKMRVGDVGFDIVHLNLHKTFATPHGGGGPGSGPVGVSEKVAPFLPISRVAKREDGRYFLDYDQPKSIGYVAPFYGNFGVYLKAYAYILRLGGKGLTRATENAVLAANYMRKRLCDHFEVPYNRICMHEFVASASEQAKKGVHALDFAKGLLDKGYHAPTVYFPLIVPEAIMIEPTETENKETLDQFCDDLIELAGLVDTHPEILTSAPVTLPVTRLDETKAARAMELTDDL from the coding sequence ATGAAAACCATATTCCAAAAATCCGTAGCCGGACGCGAGGGCTGCTGGCCCTGCGAAGGCATAGCCGAAGAGGCCTACATTCCCAAGGAACTGCTGCGCGACGGCGAAGTCGGACTGCCTTCTGCCTCCGAGCTCGACGTGGTCCGCCACTTCACCCGGCTCTCCCAGCGCAACTACGGCGTGGACGGGAACTTCTACCCGCTCGGGTCGTGCACCATGAAGTACAACCCCAAATTCACCGAGGTGGTCGCGGCCATGCCCGGCTTCACCCGGCTGCACCCGGTCCTGCCCCAGCTTCGCGGCGCGGGCGGGCTGTGCCAGGGCGCGCTTGAGGTCATGTATGAGACCGAGGCCCTGCTCTCGGAGATCACCGGCATGGCCGCCTTCACCCTGCACCCCATGGCCGGGGCGCACGGCGAGTTGACCGGGACCATGCTCATGGCCGCCTACCACAAGGATCGCGGCAACAAGAAAACCAAGGTCATCGTGCCCGATTCGGCCCACGGCACCAACCCGGCGTCGGCCGCCATCGCGGGCTTCGACGTGGTTTCCGTGGAGTCGAAGGACGGCATCGTGGACCCGGCCGCCCTGGCCGAGGTTCTGGACGACGAGGTGGCGGGCATGATGATGACCTGCCCCAACACGCTCGGCCTGTTCGAGAAGAACCTGCCCGAGATTGTCAGGATGCTGCGCAAGGTGGACGCCCTGCTTTACTATGACGGGGCCAACTTGAACGCCATCATGGGCAAGATGCGCGTGGGCGACGTGGGCTTCGACATCGTCCACCTCAATCTGCACAAAACCTTCGCCACCCCGCACGGCGGCGGCGGCCCGGGCTCCGGCCCGGTGGGCGTCAGCGAAAAAGTCGCGCCTTTCCTGCCCATCTCCCGCGTGGCCAAGCGCGAGGACGGCCGCTACTTCCTGGATTACGACCAGCCCAAGTCCATCGGCTACGTGGCCCCGTTCTACGGCAACTTCGGTGTGTACCTGAAGGCCTACGCCTACATCCTGCGCCTGGGCGGCAAGGGGTTGACCCGAGCCACCGAAAACGCGGTCCTGGCCGCCAACTACATGCGCAAGCGGTTGTGCGACCACTTCGAGGTCCCCTACAATCGCATCTGCATGCATGAATTCGTGGCCTCGGCTTCGGAACAGGCCAAGAAGGGCGTGCATGCGCTCGACTTTGCCAAGGGGCTGCTCGACAAGGGATACCACGCGCCCACGGTCTACTTCCCGCTCATCGTGCCCGAGGCGATCATGATCGAGCCCACCGAGACCGAGAACAAGGAAACCCTGGATCAATTCTGCGACGACCTCATCGAATTGGCCGGACTGGTGGACACCCACCCCGAAATCCTGACCTCGGCGCCGGTCACCCTGCCCGTAACCAGACTGGACGAAACCAAGGCCGCCCGCGCCATGGAGTTGACGGATGACCTTTGA